One Heptranchias perlo isolate sHepPer1 chromosome 5, sHepPer1.hap1, whole genome shotgun sequence DNA window includes the following coding sequences:
- the LOC137321458 gene encoding interferon gamma receptor 1-like, with the protein MFVSGFLSLTLCLCCVSRDSLGVSALLQKSNSSYHELPPPVNLSLTSYNFKTTLTWAYVDETPETTNFTVQFKDYQTVQWQLFPPCSNIASHHCDVTKAFNMNLTALNSYYAKVKAITQFQESQFAFAERFQFKENATIRSPTVEVMVHGQQVILRCIYPAVANLTTENGLKVNHDFRCNICIWLEGTNELPKKNCAIRKSRWKFNITQPRVTVCVSARVNSKQWKMKGEWSIQKCFKVQSLNLQESLIVFLAVIALFLGLVTVSILCKLLKKELVLPKSLVLIVKAINPYVDMKIEEDAVSVVIKCEEVIPVECDIFFEEVGKQITNPEITEPLTVDLKYAGKDWAYDRPQTLLNVH; encoded by the exons GTTATCATGAACTTCCTCCTCCAGTGAACCTCTCTTTAACGTCTTACAACTTTAAGACCACATTAACATGGGCTTATGTAGATGAGACACCTGAAACAACAAACTTTACTGTCCAGTTCAAGGATTACCA AACTGTACAATGGCAACTGTTTCCACCCTGCTCAAACATTGCGTCGCATCATTGTGATGTCACCAAAGCTTTTAACATGAACCTTACTGCATTAAATTCCTATTATGCCAAAGTCAAAGCGATTACACAGTTTCAAGAGTCGCAGTTTGCTTTCGCTGAAAGATTCCAGTTTAAAGAGAATG CCACAATACGTTCTCCCACTGTAGAAGTTATGGTCCATGGACAACAAGTAATTCTGAGATGTATTTATCCTGCTGTTGCAAACCTGACTACAGAGAACGGCCTGAAAGTAAACCATGACTTTCGATGTAATATATGCATTTGGCTGGAGGGAACAAATGAATTG CCAAAGAAAAATTGTGCAATTAGAAAATCAAGATGGAAATTTAATATAACACAACCAAGAGTTACTGTCTGTGTGTCTGCTCGGGTGAATTCAAAGCAATGGAAAATGAAAGGAGAATGGTCAATACAAAAGTGCTTCAAAGTTCAGTCCTTAAATCTACAAG aGTCTCTAATTGTTTTTCTAGCTGTGATTGCATTGTTCTTGGGGCTTGTAACTGTCAGCATTCTCTGCAAACTTTTAAAGAAGGAATTAGTCTTACCAAAATCCTTG GTGCTCATTGTAAAAGCCATCAACCCATATGTAGACATGAAGATTGAGGAGGATGCTGTGTCTGTTGTGATTAaatgtgaagaagtgattcctgttGAATGTGAtattttttttgaggaagtgggaAAGCAAATTACAAATCCAGAGATCACTGAACCACTTACTGTTGATCTGAAATATGCTGGGAAGGACTGGGCATATGATAGACCTCAAACACTGTTGAATGTTCATTAA